One window from the genome of Gopherus evgoodei ecotype Sinaloan lineage chromosome 2, rGopEvg1_v1.p, whole genome shotgun sequence encodes:
- the COLEC12 gene encoding collectin-12 has product MKDDFAEEEEVQSFGYKRFGIQEGTQCTKCKNNWALKFSIILLYILCALLTITVAILGYKVVEKMDNVTGGMETSHRRYTEKLSEVESGLKKLDDQTGQKDMSTNKELSSFRSDILALRQQLQEIAEKTTKNKDTLEKLQDSGNVLDDRQSQMKGVLDSNSFMIISVNKTLQAYTGYINNLQQDTSNIQTNLQSQMHSHNVVIMNLNNLNLTQVQQRNLISVLQRSVDDTSQAIQRIKNDFQNLQQVVLQARKDTDWLKEKVQNLQMLAVNNSALAKANNDTLEDMNSQLSSFSGQMENITTVAQANEQNLKDLQEHHKDYANRTSAKFNQLEERFQLFETDIVNIISNISYTAHHLRTLTSNLNEVRTTCTDTLSKHTDDLTFMNNTLANIRLDSTSLRMQQDVMRSRLDIEVANLSLIMEEMKMVDSKHGQLIKNFTILQGPPGPRGPKGERGPQGPFGLTGLKGQKGEKGEPGPPGPAGEKGPVGPIGPPGEKGGKGSRGSPGSKGQRGSTGKTGLPGPNGDPGPPGPPGKDGPPGPPGPPGFQGLQGTVGEPGVPGPRGLPGLPGIPGLPGPPGPPGPPGPGMPLALKSEPTSIPEANGCSAHWKNFTEKCYYFSSEREVFEDAKVFCDEKSSHLVIINNKEEQQWIKRQIAGKGNFWIGLTDSEQENEWRWLDRTLPEYTNWKSGQPDNWSTGQGPGEDCAGLISAGLWNDFQCEDVNSFICEKDMDKA; this is encoded by the exons TTGTAGAAAAAATGGACAACGTTACAGGTGGCATGGAGACATCCCACAGAAGATACACTGAGAAACTCTCAGAAGTGGAGAGTGGCCTGAAGAAATTAG ATGACCAAACTGGACAAAAAGATATGAGCACTAACAAAGAACTTTCTAGCTTCAGATCTGACATTTTGGCTCTTCGCCAGCAGCTTCAGGAGATTGCAGAGAAAACCACCAAAAACAAGGATACACTGGAGAAGCTACAAGATTCTGGAAATGTATTAGATGACAGGCAGAGCCAAATGAAAGGTGTCTTGGATAGCAACTCTTTCATGATCATCAGCGTCAATAAAACTCTCCAAGCATACACTGGCTATATCAACAATCTCCAACAAGATACAAGTAATATCCAAACAAATTTGCAAAGCCAAATGCATTCTCATAATGTGGTTATCATGAATCTAAACAACTTAAATCTAACACAAGTTCAGCAAAGAAATCTTATCAGTGTTTTGCAGAGGTCTGTGGATGATACAAGTCAGGCTATCCAAAGAATCAAGAATGACTTTCAAAATCTGCAACAGGTTGTCCTTCAAGCACGAAAGGACACTGATTGGCTTAAGGAGAAAGTGCAGAATTTACAGATGTTAGCAGTCAACAACTCAGCATTGGCCAAAGCTAATAATGATACACTTGAAGACATGAACAGTCAACTTAGCTCATTCAGTGGACAAATGGAGAACATCACCACAGTTGCACAAGCCAATGAACAAAATCTTAAGGATCTGCAGGAGCATCATAAAGATTATGCGAACAGAACTTCTGCCAAGTTTAACCAGCTAGAAGAGCGCTTTCAGCTCTTTGAGACAGATATAGTCAATATCATTAGCAATATCAGCTATACTGCGCATCACCTGCGGACACTGACTAGCAATCTCAATGAGGTTAGGACAACTTGTACAGACACCTTAAGTAAACACACAGATGACCTGACTTTTATGAACAACACACTAGCCAATATTCGTTTAGATTCTACATCTCTCAGGATGCAACAGGATGTGATGAGATCAAGATTAGATATTGAAGTTGCAAATTTATCACTAATTATGGAAGAAATGAAGATGGTAGATTCCAAACATGGCCAACTCATCAAGAACTTCACAATACTGCAAG GCCCTCCAGGTCCAAGGGGACCTAAAGGTGAGAGGGGACCCCAAGGACCTTTTGGTCTCACTGGCCTAAAAGGGCAAAAAGGAGAAAAAGGTGAGCCAGGGCCACCAGGACCTGCCGGTGAAAAGGGCCCAGTTGGGCCAATCGGGCCACCAGGAGAAAAAGGTGGGAAAGGTTCAAGAGGATCACCTGGCTCCAAAGGTCAGAGAGGTTCTACTGGCAAGACTGGTCTGCCAGGACCTAATGGAGACCCAGGACCACCAGGACCACCTGGCAAAGATGGTCCTCCAGGTCCACCAGGTCCACCTGGATTTCAAGGATTGCAAGGAACTGTTGGCGAGCCTGGGGTACCTGGACCTCGAGGATTGCCTGGTCTGCCTGGCATACCAGGGCTGCCTGGGCCACCTGGGCCACCTGGGCCACCAGGTCCAGGGATGCCTCTGGCACTGAAAAGTGAGCCAACATCAATACCTGAGGCTAACG GTTGTTCTGCTCATTGGAAGAACTTTACAGAAAAATGCTACTACTTTTCATCTGAAAGAGAAGTTTTTGAAGATGCAAAAGTTTTCTGTGACGAGAAGTCCTCACATCTGGTTATCATAAACAATAAAGAGGAGCAG CAATGGATAAAAAGACAGATTGCTGGGAAAGGCAACTTCTGGATTGGGCTCACAGATTCAGAGCAAGAGAATGAGTGGAGATGGCTGGATAGAACCTTACCAGAGTACAC aaactggaaaagtGGGCAGCCTGATAACTGGAGTACTGGGCAAGGGCCAGGGGAAGATTGTGCTGGATTAATCTCTGCTGGGCTCTGGAATGACTTTCAATGTGAAGATGTTAACAGTTTTATTTGTGAAAAAGACATGGACAAAG CCTAG